In the genome of Flavobacteriaceae bacterium YJPT1-3, the window CTTTACTAGATTAATTTCAACACGACGGTTTTGTTGTCTACCTGCTCTAGTGTTATTAGTAGCGATAGGACGAGCTTCACCGTATCCTTTAGAAGATAAGCGGAACTGGTCGATACCGTTCTCTACTAAGTAATTCTTCACAGAAAGGGCGCGAGCATCAGATAACTTTTCGTTATATGCAGCGCTACCGGTGCTGTCTGTATGACCTTCAACAGTAAACTTAGCTGTTGGGTACTCTTTAAGAATTTCAATGATATCACGTAGTACGGGCTCAGACTGTGCCTGGATAGAAGACTTGTTCAAGTCGAATAGGATAGTACGAGCGTACTCATTCAATTGCTTCTGAACTTCTTCAGTTACTTCAGGACATCCGTTGTTTGCCACAGTACCAGCAACTTCTGGACACTCATCATCTTTGTCTAATACACCGTCACCATCTTTATCTAAGAATGGGCAACCGTTGTTAGATGCAGGACCTGCTTCGTTAGGACAGTTATCTTCAGAATCTTTGATTCCATCACCGTCAGCATCTGGGCAACCTTGAAGGGCAGCAACACCAGCTACAGTAGGACAAGCATCCTGAGGATCAGCGATACCGTCACCATCAGTGTCAGGACATCCGTTAAATTCAGCTAAACCAGCAGTAGTAGGACAAGCATCTTCAGAATCTTTGATTCCGTCACCGTCAGTGTCAGGGCATCCGTTGAATGCTTCTAGACCTGGAGTTTCAGGACACTCATCATTTTTATCGTAGATGCCATCACCATCAGTATCTTTTCCTCCAAAAGAGAATCCAATACCTACTGTATGCTGCATGTGTTTTACGTAACGATCTTCAAATGCATGTTTGTACATAGAAGATAAGTTAAGGTTAAGCGCTTCTGATAACCAGATGCGTAAACCTACAGTACCGTTAGCAGTACCGAAACTTGGACGATCCTGGATGAAGGTGTAACCACCACCAATACCTAGGTAAGGGTCAAACCATCCACCATCTCCAAAAACTAAATCACGGAAGCTATAAGACAAACGACCATCTACAGCGTAGTAAGTCAGTCCGTCACCAAGATCACGGTCACCAAGTTTTTCAATTTTATTTAAGGAACCGGTTACTCCAAATACGAAACCATCACCAATGTAGCGATCAATGCTAAGTGAGGATACCGAAGGAAGGATGTTCCAGTGGTCATTTACATTGTAAAATTCGTCGAAGAATTCACCACGAAGTGGATCTTGCGCATCACCTACAGGGTAAGTGTCAACCGCGTTAATACCAATAGTGAAAGCCCACGGATTATCTTCGTCCTGCGCATTCGCAGTTCCCAGCGCGAGAACAAAGAGTGAAGCGAATAGAAATCTGCTTAGATTTTTCATGTTTCTTAAGTAATTTTAAGTGTTAATTGCGACAAAAGTAAGTTGTTAAAATTTATCAACAAAGGTAAAAGTAATAAAATTTTACTAAACCCAGTTTTGGCGAAAGTAGCGCAATCCTAAAGGATTCCAAGCTTTTCCCCAACTTTTTTAAACGCATGTATTGCTTTGTCCAAATGTTCCTGCTCGTGTGCCGCGGATAATTGAACCCGAATTCGCGCCTTCTCGCGCGGTACCACTGGAAAGAAAAAGCCAATAACATAGATTCCTTCTTCCAGAAGGGCTTTAGCCATTTTCTGCGCC includes:
- a CDS encoding OmpA family protein — translated: MKNLSRFLFASLFVLALGTANAQDEDNPWAFTIGINAVDTYPVGDAQDPLRGEFFDEFYNVNDHWNILPSVSSLSIDRYIGDGFVFGVTGSLNKIEKLGDRDLGDGLTYYAVDGRLSYSFRDLVFGDGGWFDPYLGIGGGYTFIQDRPSFGTANGTVGLRIWLSEALNLNLSSMYKHAFEDRYVKHMQHTVGIGFSFGGKDTDGDGIYDKNDECPETPGLEAFNGCPDTDGDGIKDSEDACPTTAGLAEFNGCPDTDGDGIADPQDACPTVAGVAALQGCPDADGDGIKDSEDNCPNEAGPASNNGCPFLDKDGDGVLDKDDECPEVAGTVANNGCPEVTEEVQKQLNEYARTILFDLNKSSIQAQSEPVLRDIIEILKEYPTAKFTVEGHTDSTGSAAYNEKLSDARALSVKNYLVENGIDQFRLSSKGYGEARPIATNNTRAGRQQNRRVEINLVKE